In the genome of Impatiens glandulifera chromosome 6, dImpGla2.1, whole genome shotgun sequence, the window TGATTTTGTTGTTCCGGAAGATGAGCAAGTTACTGCTCTTCTTATAGAATTGGGAAGTTTTTCAGctgaagaaaaacgtctaatggctCAATCTAGAATTGAGCAAATTGAGGAACCAGTTCAATCCGGTCctattattgaagaagaagaagaagtcgtTATGGAACCTATTCAAGCTATTGTAACCCAAGAAAATGAAGAGTTGGAGTCCCTTGTTATCGAATAAGAGGCATCTCCAAATAAGGAGGTTGAAGTTAGTCAGCTTGATGAAGCTCGATCttagggggaaccctcaaatgACAAGGAATCAgagaagagttcctcatctAAGGGGGAACAAGATAAAAATGATGAATCATCAGAAGGGCTTCCATTATCTCAATGTTTCATTCCCGGTTTACCCAAGCCTCGACCATTTCTGGATATCACTGCTGCAGATGTTCATGATGATGTTGTCAACCTTCCTCATCATTCAAACGGCTCGTCCAATAAGATTCACAAAGTATGTGAAGAAATTTTgggtgatgaagaagagagaaagtctGAAAATAACTCAGAGAAGGATGGACTAGAGCAGTCCATGCAGGTTGACACCCATATTAGTCCCATTTGGACCGCTCCAGCAGATTCTCAAGAGATTTCATCGAATGAAGGATCATCAGCTGGTGGTACAATGCTTATGAAGTCAATGACGACAATGATGGGTATCCTTCAGAAGAAAGTGGCTGAAATCCAATCCAACATGATGAAGATTATGAAGACTCAGAAGTCAAACAAGAAGGAATTTGTCTCTCTTCTTAAAACTCATAATGAGATGGAGCAAACCTTGAAGAGGAACACATATGAGATCAATACCCTCAACAAGACATacacaaaatttgaaaagaacttcttcaGACGACAGAGCGATTTGATCGACTGTTAAAGGGAAAACTCCATTGAACTCCATAATGAAGTCATGGATGAAATAAGATTGCTTTGAAATCAAATGGTATAGATACATGGTAATATGAGCAGAGTTGATGTTGAGCGATTGGAACAAGTTGACTCCTTTGCAAGGAAAATTCAAACTGAAGaagatgctaaagcagatgtcGATAAAGAGAAGAACCTCATTACCCAGGGCGATGATAATAGCAATAGAGGAGGTGGTGGTGTTTCAATAGGCACCAGatcaaagagaaagaaaattggTGATGAAAGCGATAGGCCAATCAAGAGAGGCGGAGGTCGCAACGGTGATCATGGTGGTAGAAGTGGcggcggtgatcgtggtggcAGAGGTGgtggcggtgatcgtggtggcATAGGAGGTGGAAGTGGTCGTGGTGGCCGTTCTATCCCTCCTTTTCGAAACCTTCTAAATGGTGAAGAATTTAACAGTCAAGGATTCTTCTACCCAATCGACCCACTCGTGAAAAAGGAAGATCAATAATCTCATTTCTCCTAAACTATCTTTTGTTGGTTTGTGAACTTGGTTTCTTAAACTTGGTTTCTTAATGGTGGTTTTTGGAAATCGTTTCTGTAATTTGCGAACAAGTACTCTTTATTTGAATTGGATggatatttatcttttatttatgcaaagttttaacatcatcatcaaaaagggggaaattgttgggtcaaattattttgacaaagggtcaaagtattatgattaatagaattttgatgatgagtgtgtgTAAAACTCAAAGAAGAAATCAAAGCCGTATAATTGTCTTTGTGGAGATGCATTAAAACATACTAAATTAGACTAAGtttgaatgaggttcattagacttattggctattagacgcattt includes:
- the LOC124943404 gene encoding probable H/ACA ribonucleoprotein complex subunit 1-like protein, which gives rise to MSRVDVERLEQVDSFARKIQTEEDAKADVDKEKNLITQGDDNSNRGGGGVSIGTRSKRKKIGDESDRPIKRGGGRNGDHGGRSGGGDRGGRGGGGDRGGIGGGSGRGGRSIPPFRNLLNGEEFNSQGFFYPIDPLVKKEDQ